One region of Deltaproteobacteria bacterium PRO3 genomic DNA includes:
- a CDS encoding phosphatase PAP2 family protein: protein MKRLLCLCLLGTLGLQWASPALLAAKEAAQDPAPAAESAPDIQLSPQDTEFGERSATAGKFVFKEIPRDLGLSMKESFWGWGGLAFGLGIGLTAGLHSVDDDLQNSFQPNALFGDTGNDIIGWTLSPYTIGGVSLITWIVAANTHHPKLAVTSRALTEALILSMGISTIAKFSFRRERPDGGNFGFPSGHATAAFTAAGVLTTFYGWKAGVPSYALASLVSISRVDSYKHFLSDVVMGAVLGTVIGVGTAKFHKKEHPNFFLTPQVSGKNVGLGFTYLY, encoded by the coding sequence ATGAAACGCCTGCTTTGCCTATGCCTCCTCGGCACCCTCGGCCTGCAATGGGCCTCGCCCGCCCTCTTGGCCGCCAAGGAGGCCGCCCAAGACCCCGCCCCGGCCGCCGAGAGCGCCCCCGACATCCAGTTGTCGCCTCAGGACACCGAGTTCGGCGAAAGATCCGCGACCGCCGGGAAGTTCGTCTTCAAAGAGATTCCGCGGGACCTGGGCCTCAGCATGAAGGAGTCGTTTTGGGGCTGGGGGGGCCTGGCCTTCGGCCTGGGCATCGGCTTGACGGCCGGGTTGCACAGCGTCGACGACGACCTGCAAAATAGTTTTCAACCCAACGCCCTGTTCGGCGACACCGGCAACGACATCATCGGCTGGACCCTCTCGCCCTACACCATCGGCGGCGTCTCGCTGATCACCTGGATCGTCGCGGCCAACACCCATCATCCCAAATTGGCCGTCACCAGCCGGGCCTTGACCGAGGCCTTGATCCTCTCCATGGGAATAAGCACCATCGCCAAATTCTCCTTTCGCAGAGAAAGGCCCGACGGCGGCAATTTCGGTTTTCCCAGCGGACACGCCACCGCGGCCTTCACGGCGGCGGGGGTGTTGACCACCTTCTACGGCTGGAAGGCGGGGGTGCCTTCCTATGCCCTCGCTTCCTTGGTTTCGATCAGTCGCGTGGACAGCTATAAGCATTTTCTTAGCGACGTCGTCATGGGAGCGGTGCTCGGCACCGTGATCGGCGTCGGCACCGCGAAATTTCACAAGAAGGAACATCCTAACTTTTTCCTGACGCCCCAGGTATCCGGTAAAAATGTCGGTCTCGGATTCACCTACCTCTACTGA
- a CDS encoding AMP-dependent synthetase — MSEIVWKPYGDYLEKSNITRFMRKHGIADYDALIRRSCEDTEWFWTECLKDLQIRWQRPYDKLLDASEGFPWAKWFLGGKLNIVDHCLDRPVELGHGAKTAFIWEGDCGAVKKLSYGELQDQVGKLAAALKALGVGEGDRVGLYLPMIPEMVVSFFACLKLGAIVIPIFSGFGPEPLAVRLKNAEAKVLITADGSLRRGKEVAIKQSADLALKDVPSVKHVVVAKRLFKEVPWQEGRDLWFDELLKAGHPPVPTAQLDAEARCMIIYTSGTTGLPKGTVHTHAGCLAQMTKEVAYYFDTKPEDVFFWVTDIGWMMGPWEMIGTTALGATFVIFEGAPDYPQPDRLWDVVQRHGVTIFGISPTAIRLLMKSDESWVKRHDLSRLRILGSTGEPWDPQSYRWFFDKVGGGRCPIINISGGTEIVGCLLAPLPITALKPATLRGPGLGMDVDVFDEDGKPLRGEVGYLVCKKPAPSMTKGFWNDKERYLETYFSKWPNLWFHGDWAIVDEDGFWFLQGRADDTIKVSGRRTGPAEIEAALLRHPACAEAAAIGVPHEIKGEGIVCFVVLKGDYRAGEALAAELSEKVGEVLGKTLRPEKVIFVPALPKTRSAKIVRGAIKKRYLGKPLGDLSSVENPDALEAIEPL, encoded by the coding sequence ATGTCCGAGATCGTCTGGAAACCCTACGGCGACTATTTGGAAAAATCCAACATCACCCGGTTTATGCGAAAGCACGGGATCGCCGACTACGACGCCTTGATCCGCCGCTCCTGCGAGGACACCGAGTGGTTCTGGACAGAATGCCTGAAGGATCTCCAAATCCGCTGGCAGCGCCCCTACGACAAATTGCTCGATGCCTCCGAGGGATTTCCCTGGGCCAAGTGGTTCCTGGGCGGAAAGCTGAACATCGTCGACCACTGTCTCGACCGCCCGGTCGAGCTGGGACACGGCGCCAAGACGGCCTTTATTTGGGAGGGCGACTGCGGCGCCGTGAAGAAGCTCAGCTACGGCGAGCTGCAGGATCAGGTCGGCAAGCTGGCCGCGGCCTTGAAGGCGCTGGGGGTCGGGGAGGGAGATCGCGTCGGGCTGTACCTGCCGATGATCCCCGAGATGGTGGTGAGCTTTTTCGCCTGCCTCAAGCTGGGCGCGATCGTCATCCCGATCTTCTCCGGCTTTGGGCCCGAGCCGCTCGCGGTGCGCCTGAAAAACGCCGAGGCGAAGGTCCTCATCACCGCCGACGGCTCCCTGCGCCGGGGCAAGGAGGTGGCGATCAAGCAGAGCGCCGACCTTGCGCTGAAGGACGTGCCCTCGGTGAAGCACGTCGTCGTGGCGAAACGCCTGTTCAAAGAGGTCCCCTGGCAGGAGGGGCGCGACCTGTGGTTCGACGAGCTCCTGAAGGCGGGGCATCCCCCGGTGCCGACGGCCCAGCTCGACGCCGAGGCCCGTTGCATGATCATCTACACCTCGGGGACCACGGGCCTCCCGAAGGGCACGGTCCACACGCACGCCGGCTGCTTGGCGCAGATGACGAAGGAAGTCGCCTATTATTTCGACACCAAGCCGGAGGACGTCTTTTTTTGGGTCACCGACATCGGTTGGATGATGGGTCCCTGGGAGATGATCGGCACCACCGCGCTGGGAGCGACCTTCGTGATCTTCGAGGGGGCGCCGGATTACCCGCAGCCAGACCGGCTTTGGGACGTAGTGCAGCGCCACGGTGTGACCATCTTCGGGATCTCGCCGACGGCGATCCGCCTGCTGATGAAGTCGGACGAGTCCTGGGTGAAGAGGCACGATTTAAGCCGGCTGCGCATCCTGGGTTCCACCGGCGAGCCCTGGGACCCGCAGTCCTACCGCTGGTTTTTCGACAAGGTTGGCGGCGGCCGCTGCCCGATCATCAACATCAGCGGCGGCACCGAGATCGTCGGCTGTCTCTTGGCGCCGCTGCCGATCACGGCGCTTAAGCCCGCGACGCTGCGAGGTCCGGGCTTAGGCATGGACGTCGACGTCTTCGACGAGGACGGCAAGCCGCTGCGCGGCGAGGTGGGCTATTTGGTGTGCAAGAAGCCGGCGCCTTCGATGACGAAGGGTTTCTGGAACGACAAGGAGCGCTACCTCGAGACCTATTTTTCCAAGTGGCCGAATCTCTGGTTTCACGGCGACTGGGCGATCGTCGACGAGGACGGTTTTTGGTTTTTGCAGGGCCGGGCCGACGACACGATCAAGGTCTCGGGCCGGCGCACCGGGCCGGCGGAGATCGAGGCGGCGCTGCTGCGGCACCCCGCTTGCGCCGAGGCCGCGGCGATCGGCGTCCCGCACGAGATCAAGGGCGAGGGCATCGTCTGCTTCGTCGTCTTGAAGGGGGATTACCGCGCAGGCGAGGCCCTGGCGGCCGAATTGTCCGAGAAGGTCGGCGAGGTTCTGGGCAAGACGCTACGGCCCGAGAAGGTGATCTTCGTTCCCGCCCTGCCGAAGACGCGCTCGGCCAAGATCGTGCGCGGGGCGATCAAGAAGCGGTACTTGGGAAAGCCCTTGGGGGATCTGTCGTCGGTGGAGAATCCGGACGCGCTGGAGGCGATAGAGCCGCTGTAG
- a CDS encoding DUF309 domain-containing protein has translation MQLAVPRYSQKSFPKYRYVPSVHPHPVIDPKGHSYKKEEEKPEYLPHEKWKQNDLYLYGVDLFNNGYWWEAHEAWESIWLTTQKNDMEGQYLQGLIQFSAALLKLFSGNRKGFESLLREATKRLQFCLKEMAQHKMRHLMGLDLEDWLKKIETFCSCLEPGEGEATDALHFTSFPALILES, from the coding sequence ATGCAATTAGCCGTTCCCCGCTATTCCCAAAAGAGCTTTCCCAAGTACCGCTACGTGCCCAGCGTGCACCCGCATCCCGTCATCGATCCCAAGGGGCACAGTTACAAAAAAGAGGAAGAGAAGCCCGAATACCTGCCCCACGAAAAGTGGAAGCAGAACGACCTCTACCTCTACGGTGTCGACCTCTTCAACAACGGTTACTGGTGGGAGGCCCACGAGGCCTGGGAGAGCATCTGGCTGACCACTCAAAAAAACGACATGGAGGGCCAGTACCTCCAGGGCCTCATCCAATTTTCAGCGGCCCTGCTGAAGCTTTTCTCCGGCAACCGAAAGGGCTTCGAAAGCCTGCTGCGCGAGGCCACCAAGCGCCTGCAGTTTTGCCTCAAAGAGATGGCCCAGCACAAGATGCGGCACCTGATGGGCCTCGACCTCGAGGACTGGCTCAAAAAAATCGAAACCTTCTGTTCCTGCCTCGAGCCCGGCGAGGGCGAGGCCACCGACGCCCTGCATTTCACCAGCTTCCCCGCCCTCATCCTCGAATCCTAA
- a CDS encoding MBL fold metallo-hydrolase, with the protein MRLIKKLLRVGVTLFLLVLLAVILILRWPMEDPSLSPAAFAPRPAFDKLPKLRLQVFETGYSEAPEAYAVRGGSFFAKRRMTHGAVLIEHPRGRAVLDSGLGTGFAEENARAPWIQGRFAQWFFTPTLPLAKNPEFPPLDPNRDFFLLSHLHWDHVGGTLDFPDIPVKVLEAERAFALDAARSEAHGVYPHHISALGERLQGLSLQDKPYENFPQSLDLFGDQSIVLVSLDGHTPGSLGVFVNLRGGNRFLLVGDALWSVDAEGRPEARSRLAEWTSDLDKARARLVRQRLAELIAHSNEVTLVPIHDSKALEKVRKAMEKSL; encoded by the coding sequence ATGCGCCTGATCAAAAAGCTCCTCCGCGTCGGCGTCACCCTCTTCCTGCTGGTCCTCTTGGCGGTAATTCTAATCCTCCGTTGGCCGATGGAAGACCCGTCCCTCTCCCCTGCCGCCTTCGCGCCGCGGCCGGCCTTCGACAAGCTGCCGAAACTGCGCCTCCAGGTCTTCGAGACGGGCTATTCCGAAGCGCCCGAGGCCTACGCCGTCCGCGGCGGGTCCTTTTTCGCCAAACGGCGCATGACCCACGGCGCCGTCCTGATCGAGCACCCGCGGGGCCGGGCGGTCCTGGATTCGGGACTGGGAACGGGCTTCGCGGAAGAGAACGCCAGGGCGCCTTGGATCCAGGGCCGCTTCGCGCAGTGGTTTTTCACGCCGACCCTGCCCCTGGCGAAAAACCCCGAATTTCCCCCGCTGGATCCCAATCGGGACTTCTTCCTGCTGAGCCACCTGCACTGGGACCATGTCGGTGGCACCCTGGATTTCCCCGACATCCCGGTCAAGGTGCTCGAAGCGGAGCGGGCCTTCGCCCTCGACGCCGCGCGTTCCGAGGCCCACGGCGTCTACCCACACCATATTTCGGCCTTGGGCGAGCGCTTGCAGGGCTTAAGCCTGCAGGACAAGCCCTATGAAAACTTCCCGCAAAGCCTGGATCTCTTCGGGGACCAAAGTATCGTCCTCGTCTCCTTGGACGGCCACACCCCCGGCTCCTTGGGGGTCTTCGTCAATTTGCGCGGCGGCAACCGCTTCCTCTTAGTCGGCGACGCGCTGTGGTCGGTGGACGCGGAAGGCCGGCCGGAGGCCCGCTCCCGGCTGGCCGAATGGACCAGCGACCTGGACAAGGCCCGGGCGCGCCTCGTCCGCCAAAGGCTCGCCGAGCTGATCGCCCACAGCAATGAGGTGACATTGGTCCCGATTCATGATTCAAAGGCCTTGGAGAAGGTCCGAAAGGCGATGGAAAAAAGCTTGTGA
- a CDS encoding adenine phosphoribosyltransferase, producing MDLKKIVRDIPDFPKPGIVFKDITPLLQNPEAFKYIVDSFVQRYREKPVDVIVGIESRGFLFGSVLAYVLGKSFAIMRKKGKLPYTTVSYTYKLEYGEDTIELHEDAIPKGSRVLIVDDLLATGGTAAAAAHLVEKMGGKVAELAFVIELAFLNGRKALGDYPVFSLIDY from the coding sequence ATGGACCTCAAAAAAATCGTCCGCGACATCCCCGACTTCCCCAAGCCCGGGATCGTCTTCAAAGACATCACGCCGCTTCTGCAAAATCCCGAGGCCTTTAAATACATCGTCGACAGCTTTGTGCAGCGCTACCGCGAAAAGCCGGTCGACGTGATCGTCGGCATCGAGTCGCGCGGTTTTTTATTTGGGTCGGTGCTGGCCTATGTCCTGGGCAAGAGCTTCGCGATCATGCGCAAGAAGGGCAAGCTGCCCTATACGACCGTCTCTTACACTTATAAATTGGAATACGGCGAGGACACCATCGAGCTCCACGAAGACGCCATCCCCAAGGGCTCGCGGGTCCTGATCGTCGACGACCTCTTAGCCACCGGCGGCACCGCCGCGGCCGCCGCGCACTTGGTCGAGAAGATGGGCGGAAAGGTCGCCGAGCTGGCCTTCGTCATCGAGCTGGCCTTCCTCAACGGCCGCAAGGCCTTGGGGGATTATCCGGTTTTTAGTTTGATTGATTACTGA